In the Dyella humicola genome, GGGGCGGCCAGGCCGGCGAGGCGTTCACCGACAGGTCGATGACCTTCATCAGTGTACGAGTGACTGCTCCGAGGTCGAGCATGGTCATGGTCAGCTCTGCCCCAAGCCGAATCGCTGACCAAGCATCGGGCTGCCCGAGAGCAAGCCGAGCGGCGCGGGCGAGGCGGCCCGACTCGGCGCCACAGCGGCGGGAACAGGTGTCGGCGCCGACACCGTGACCTCGATGCGGCCAATGTGAAGCGTGGCGCCGCGAGAGGACGGCGGAGGGCTCCTGGTTGCAACGCGTGACTCTGCCGGGCTCCGCACTGCCTCCGGCTTGGAAGTGGCCGGTGTCGCGACAGGACTCCGGGGCGGTAGTTCACGCGGCCGAACCGGCTGCATCCACGGCGAATTTTCAGGTATTGCCGCCCGTAGAGGAGGGCGCGTCGCCCGCTGCAATACTGCTGACGTAATCGTTGCCGCACTGGATTGGCCTGACGTCCGCGGCGCGTCTTGCGCTTCGTTCTCCAGTGGTGGAGTGGCCGCAGGCCATTTACCCGTTTCGCCCACTGGCGATCCTGATCTCGGAAATGCGGCAGGCAGTGGTTTTTTTGGGGGGCTAGATGGCGGTGCCAACAACGGCGCCGGCGCCACATGCTGCGATGAGGATGGCGAAGGCGAGCGCTCAATCCGATCGGAGGCAGGCGGCGCTTCGGTGCTTGCAAAGCGAGTCTCTCGGGCGTCCGGCGAGACTCGCGGCAGGGGTTTCTCCGCAATGGTCGCTTCAATCAATTCTGGCGCCCCATCGGCAAAGCCTCCAACCTCCGTCGGGATCGACCGCGGCGGTGGCGGTGTCGCCCGGACCGCTTGCGGCGTCCGTCGACTCTGCGATCTCGTCGCCAGTCTTTGGAGATATCTGGTCACGGTTAGAAACCGCCGACTTGGATGCTGCGATCACGTTCAATGGCCATCGCATACGCGCGGCGATGCCTTCGGTCGAGGCCGAGAATCTCGTGCAAGCTCCAGCCGTAGGTCGAGGCGAGCAGGTGAGTCTCGACGATTCTGGTCGACGTCTCCTGCATGATGGTGGTAAGCAAATAATGTTGAAGATCGAAATGCGCTTGCATCGTCGCGTTGCATTCGGGACAAGTCACTTCGAGTTCGACATCCAAGATCGGCGCCACGCTATCCAGCAGTTCCAGGACCGCCTTGTCTTCCACAGTGGCTTCACCTTCGACCATGCACAAAGCGAGGAGGGCAGCTTCGGCCTGCGCGATCGACATGCCTTGCAGTTTCAGCTCATCGCTTCCGCGAGGAAGGCGTACACGCCTCCCGTCCTCAAGCACCAAGATAGACTCCTGAGTATCGGTAGCATCGGTCGGCGGAAACCGAAGGCTCGCCAGTAAGTCGGGTAGCTGAAAATCGATATCGAAGGGGCTGCCGCAAGCGTCGCAATGCAGCACGCAGGCGATGTGATTGCCGAACTCCGCTGCGTATATCTCCGCCAACAGACGATCGCGATCCGATGCCGTGAGAGCGCTGGCCTCGCCTGGCCCTAGCGCCGCACCCTTGTTGGGCATGAGCAACTGATTGAGCAAGTCGATCGCGGCGGCGGTGTCGGTGTCGACCACCGCCTCCTCGTCTATGCCACGAAGATGCCGAAGAGCCACCCACGCACCCGCGGCCCCATTCGGTGGCGCAAAATTGAGGAATAGTCGATGCATGCCTGCATCCCATCAGGTCTGAGTAGGCTCGACCACAGCCAGGTCGCGATCCCAGCCCTCGTTCTCCAGCTTGAGCATTTCAATTGCAACCGCGTTTGCGTTTGCGTCAAGATCTGGCAGCGCGTGGTACTCGGAGACCCAGCAGCGATAAACGTTGTAGGCCTTGGCGACAACGCCGTTCTCGTTGAGAAGTTCAATGATGATGTCTTTGCGGAAATTCTTGAGGGAGATCGATCCCGCTGCGCCTGGTGCGTAGATCAAGTTGGCCCAGTTTTCGAATTCGGGATCGTGGGTAACGCCACGTTCGAGCGTGATAGCCTCGAACGACGTCGTCGTCGGCATATGGAACGGCGTACTAAGGCCGTTCGCCTCCCGGTGTTTGGCGACTTCGGTCGTGCGCTTCAGCATACTGACCTTACTGATGCCGGCTACGTACTTGCCGTCCCATTTCACGCGAAATTTGAAGTTCTTGTAAGGATCAAAGCGATAGGAATTGACCTGAAATTGTGCCATTGGTCGGGTCCTCATCTGATGCCGCAGCCGTGACCGCAGGTTGTCGGTTCGTCACGCCCTCGTCAGGCTGTGGGCAGTCCGGCAATTTGCTGGATGTAAAGCACGACAAATTCTGCAGGCTTCAAGGGTGCAAAGCCTACCCAGATATTCACGATGCCGAGATCCTGGTCGCTCGGCGGTGTCGTCTCGGCGTCACACTTGACGAAGTAGGCATCCTGCGGGGTGGTGCCAAAGAAAGCGCCCTGACGGAACAGTCCATTCATGAATGTCCCTACGTTCAGGCGTATGGACGCCCACAATTTGTCGTCATTTGGCTCAAATACGACCCACTTAAGGCCCCGGTAAAGACTCTCTTCGATGTAGAGGGCGAAACGGCGGACTGGCACGTATTTGTACTCGCTTGCGAACATGTCGGCGCCGTCGTTAGTGCGTGCACCCCAGCTCAACACGCCCTCTGGCATGGCGCGAATCCCGTTGATGGCCAGCGGATTGAGTTGTCCACTATCGCCATCGGTGAGATTAAGATCGACACCTGTAACACCCCGGAAGTCCGCCTCGGTACCGGCCGGCGCCTTCCATACGCCCCGATTGGCGTCGGTGCGGGCATAAATGCCGGCAACGGCACCCGCCGCACCTACGGTGACGTTGAGCCCACCCTCGTTGATGGTGAGGTGCGGAAAGTAGACCGCGCTGTAGTCCTTGACCAGGCCGATACGGAACATCCCGACATTGCTTGTCGCGGCTTGCGGCGATGTCCATGCGCTCGGCGGATCCATGAGTAAGAAGGCGCGCCGCTGCTGACAGAAGACGCTGGCGTTGGCGTAGAGCGCTTCCACCGCAGTCCCACCCGTAGGCGGTAGAATCATCAGGTTGAACAGATCGACAGCATGGTCGATGACGCCATAGGCTGTGTCGTAGTCGGTTGCGGCGGGTGGATTGCCGTCGACGCCGGCGACACCGGCGTTCTGAAAAGTTCCGCCGCCGGAGAGGCCAAGTCTGTAGTAGCGGACATTTGTGATCGCCGTTGGAGTCTTGGTGACATCTGTGGCCCCTGTGGCAAAGGGCGGGATGGCATTGTCGTCGCCGGCCGTAGGCAGAAATGCAATGCGCATGCCCCACACCTGCGCAGTCCAACGGAAGGTTGATGGATTGGCTGCCTGATAGGCGTTAACAGCATCCGCCCAGCGCGCCAGTTTGGTGGTAAGGAGGGAGCCCTGCCAATTGTTGTTCGCCGCCGGCGAGTCAGCGAGGGCCAATGGCACAGCCTGCGACACAAGATTTCCCGAACCATCGAACGCGTCCAACGTGACAGAATTGACCGCCGTGGCGCCGGTCTGCGGCAGGTTGAGAAACGCACTAGCGCTTCCTAACGTCGCCTGGTCATAGGCTTTGTAAACGACGCCCGTTGGCGCGGGGCGCCGCGCGGAGTACGCCGAAATCTCCACGCCTCCGTTGCTCGCGCCAAGACCCAGCGCCGCAGCCGCATCGTTGACTGATGCCGACTGAATCAGTACGTCGCCTGTCTTGGTGCTTTCGATGAAAAGCACTTCCGAGGCCGACGGCGTGGCGTCCGGCCCCGGCTGGAGCACGTTTGGCTGAACCGTTGGACCACCCAAGGCATTGTTGATGAGAGTCACAATTGCCGCATTGAACTGACTGCGCAGTGCGCCGACGGCTGTTCCGGGAAATTGCGCAGTGCTGCTGAAGTCGCCAAAGGTGACGAGTGCAGGAGGGCTGCCGTCGACGCAGATCTGGATCGAATTCCCCACCTTCAGGGCTGCGGCAATCTTCGTTCGGTAATCGATCGCATTTGCTGCAGCAGGATCGTACTCGATCGGTGCTGTCGAAAGTGAGGAACCGTTGACCAGCGCCGCCACTTTCGGATCGGTCGCGTTCACCAGTACTGATTTCTGCGTCAGAACTGTGGGGGCGTATGACGACGAATTCGGGTCCATCGAGAGGTTGTTCCAGACCTCGCGGTTGGTCTGGACAGGTTGACCGCGGCTGTCGAGCGTACTCTGGAACAAGGTGAGGTTGAACGTGCTCTCAGGCGTCGGCGTGTTGTAGTCGACGGCTGCGCGAATCGTGTCACCGAGCGTGCCTGCACTAAGCGCGGTCAGTATCAGGGCCGGCTTGCCCGCTTCGTTTAGCAGAGTGACCGATGAGGCTGCCGCCCCGCTGGAGATGCGAGTGACGTAGCAGACGGTGCCGCCATTGAGGAAAAAGAGCCGGACGTAACGGGACATGTCACCGACGCCGGCATCGTCGCCGAAGGTTCGGATGAAATCGGTCAGGCTCTGAATGCGAGTCGGCGTCGATAGTGGTCCCGATTTGGTGCGACCAACGAAGCAGGCGATCGAGGTGCTGACGCCGACGATTGTTCTGACACCGCTGGGAACTTCTTGAACGTAGACCCCTGGATACGCAACTTGAACGGCCATGAGGCCTCCCTAGTTCGCTGAACCAGAATCGGATGTTCTCTGTTGGATCAATCAGGCTGCAGCCCCCCTTTGACCCTGCGCCACCGGAAAGAGCTTTTCCCCATACGAATCGCTACGTTGCTTTACCTGCCGTCAAATCTTCACCAACCGCCTGGACGGCCGTGGCGCGCCCACCCGGCTGCGCTCGGCCTCAAAGGCTTCATTAGCTCAAGTTAATCCGATGGCAAGGCGCCTTGCGCGTGGTCTTGGCACAACTTCCAACGGTGCAGCGCGGCTAGTTGAGCAGATGAGCCGTCCATTTCGGTGCGCCCGCGCGCTACACTTCCGCTCGCCAGCACTGCGCCTCCCGTCGCCTGTGCGTAACGGCCTCGTCATGCGAGCGTCCTCGAATCGTCCATCGAACGTCCGCAGTCAACTATCAGGCGCCATCTGTGCCAGCCTTGCGCAAGGCGCGGACAATGGTTGCGCTCGACTGGCTCAGGGCGTGGTACCCGTGGGCAGCCCAATGGCTGAGAAGCGGAGGGACAAGGCGGGATCGGGCAGGACGCCCAGTTCGCTGTGCAGCCGTTGTGCAAGTAAGCGGAAGCACTGTACGGCCTCATAGCGATTCCGCTGCGCAAGATGCGCTTCGATGAGCGCTTCGGCGGCCGACTCCCTCAGCGGTTCCGCCGCGACGGCGGCAGAGCCTGCCTGGGTCGCAAGGCCGTGCTGACCCAGTGCTGTCATGTTTCGGCACGCGGCTTCCAGTGCTTGCAGGCGAAGCTGGTGAAATCCCTCGCCAGCCTGAAGCGCCCACTCTTCGTACCAGCCCGGAAGCACATCGTTCGACAGCAGGCTAATTTCATCATAGGTCAAGGCTTGACCTTGAAGCGCTTTGGCAGCGACATGGTACGCATGGGAGTAATCGGTCTCTGCGTCCAACTGCAACTGGTCACCGATTGCCAGCACCCAGCCACGCGGCAACTGCCAAAGCGTGCGCCGCAAATTGGCCCGCCCTGAGTCGTCGGGAAGATCAGGCCAGAGCGCCGCCGAAGCGCGACCACGCGCGACAGGACAGCCGTGGACAGCAAGATAGGCAAGCATGCGGCTCCCGGCTAGCGACAAGCGAGCCACAGGGTGAATGCCCAGGCGGCCAATCACAGCCACCATGCGCTTCGCATCGCTCATAGCTCGAATCCTTCGGCCATGGGAAGACAGCTATCGGCCGTTTCCGCAGGCTTCTCGACGATCGCTGTCGGAGTCAGTGACTTGTGAACATAAAGAGGGCATGCCGATTGCCCATGCGATGGTGAGCATCCGACTCACTTCCCCGCGAACAAATTAACCGGCCCTTCGTATGACCACATCATCCAGATGGCCTGAATTTTCCTTTCGGGAGAATCGCTCGACAAGCGTAGAGTCACGTATCCAGGGGGCCGTAAAATTACCTATTGTTCGCTTCAATAGTCATGTCCGCTTTCGACCAGGACACCAACCGATCAGCGCGACACCCCCGACTCTGCGCGGAAATATGCTCGCGCTGGCCAAGATGTATTGGGTATATCCCTCGACTTTCGCCTTGGTGCGGCCACGTCGCGGCGCAAGATGCCGGGAACGGTTAGGGCATGGCATCGAAGTGTGTCAGAGACCAGTATTGACTGAATGGCCCACTTTGGCGGGGCTTCGGCCGATCTTGCTGCGCCCTTCAACACAATCCCGTCCACCCAGGCCCGGCTACGCCCGTCCCACCTTGGGCCCTCTAGTCTTGGATAGAGCCAATGACGCCACTGGATAGCCCCGAGGAGACGCACTCATACCGAGGCGTCGTTTCCACCTTAGGTGGGATGGATAGTTGGTCAAACTTGGAGTTACACCTTGAAGGGATATCGCTCTACGACTTCCAAGAGCAAAGTGGTGGTCCTTTCGAACTGCTGCAAAATTTGCCCGCGCGATAGCGGTCAAGCCGGCGCAGGGCGGCGAACACCATCATGCGAAAAGGAGCCATGTGTCATAAAGCCGGGCTAACCCTTTGATCAGGGCCCCGCTTCCAACAGAGTCAAGCCGGGCGTGGGGCATCAAGTCATATTTACTAAATATCTTGACGGCGATGCTCATCTTGGTGACGATATGTGTACTTCATCTTTCATGAAATTTAGTACACCACGC is a window encoding:
- a CDS encoding phage tail protein; the encoded protein is MAQFQVNSYRFDPYKNFKFRVKWDGKYVAGISKVSMLKRTTEVAKHREANGLSTPFHMPTTTSFEAITLERGVTHDPEFENWANLIYAPGAAGSISLKNFRKDIIIELLNENGVVAKAYNVYRCWVSEYHALPDLDANANAVAIEMLKLENEGWDRDLAVVEPTQT
- a CDS encoding phage tail sheath family protein; translated protein: MAVQVAYPGVYVQEVPSGVRTIVGVSTSIACFVGRTKSGPLSTPTRIQSLTDFIRTFGDDAGVGDMSRYVRLFFLNGGTVCYVTRISSGAAASSVTLLNEAGKPALILTALSAGTLGDTIRAAVDYNTPTPESTFNLTLFQSTLDSRGQPVQTNREVWNNLSMDPNSSSYAPTVLTQKSVLVNATDPKVAALVNGSSLSTAPIEYDPAAANAIDYRTKIAAALKVGNSIQICVDGSPPALVTFGDFSSTAQFPGTAVGALRSQFNAAIVTLINNALGGPTVQPNVLQPGPDATPSASEVLFIESTKTGDVLIQSASVNDAAAALGLGASNGGVEISAYSARRPAPTGVVYKAYDQATLGSASAFLNLPQTGATAVNSVTLDAFDGSGNLVSQAVPLALADSPAANNNWQGSLLTTKLARWADAVNAYQAANPSTFRWTAQVWGMRIAFLPTAGDDNAIPPFATGATDVTKTPTAITNVRYYRLGLSGGGTFQNAGVAGVDGNPPAATDYDTAYGVIDHAVDLFNLMILPPTGGTAVEALYANASVFCQQRRAFLLMDPPSAWTSPQAATSNVGMFRIGLVKDYSAVYFPHLTINEGGLNVTVGAAGAVAGIYARTDANRGVWKAPAGTEADFRGVTGVDLNLTDGDSGQLNPLAINGIRAMPEGVLSWGARTNDGADMFASEYKYVPVRRFALYIEESLYRGLKWVVFEPNDDKLWASIRLNVGTFMNGLFRQGAFFGTTPQDAYFVKCDAETTPPSDQDLGIVNIWVGFAPLKPAEFVVLYIQQIAGLPTA
- a CDS encoding AfsR/SARP family transcriptional regulator: MLAYLAVHGCPVARGRASAALWPDLPDDSGRANLRRTLWQLPRGWVLAIGDQLQLDAETDYSHAYHVAAKALQGQALTYDEISLLSNDVLPGWYEEWALQAGEGFHQLRLQALEAACRNMTALGQHGLATQAGSAAVAAEPLRESAAEALIEAHLAQRNRYEAVQCFRLLAQRLHSELGVLPDPALSLRFSAIGLPTGTTP